Proteins from a single region of Thunnus maccoyii chromosome 23, fThuMac1.1, whole genome shotgun sequence:
- the dhx57 gene encoding putative ATP-dependent RNA helicase DHX57: MPLQRIFMTNENQEQLKELLRELQNQDFDEPYDESGSDYSRGEEEEFDELDHRDEGQFWATKDDPVERAESPEYDPESDDERPAPEPVISLFAIGKLCRYGFDRVRSKQALEVSGGDFGATLEQLLLQVFTEHYGQKAVSPDGLEGVPMDECLSQRQEEALALAAIYGERFNERIANTVWTVTLDLLFLTGVNKNGSEVGDRYGEKSVNIRDVCRFYLKGQGCRFGNKCKFKHQMPTKGRSGAGSPDLMGPSQPGISSYSPPEYELEIRFPKGNRYPFQAPIVAFSTNDESMGAAGRLSVTERLFGEALAAAKSSEPVVYTLITLCEDESTMRELLAVSHHKYSTPPPVVAAPPPSLAIAKSKSVKSNASEESRSSSTSSSNYTNSRRSAPSYSQRHLDYKETEEAEELDERDEEEDDNAVPVESESYVNLRKRMVNKHNLKIDNLLQENGKLCREFRRKQSSRRFRSMLEQRRKLPAWQEQDNILDMLDQCQVLVVSGMTGCGKTTQIPQFILDASLNGPAEQVANIICTQPRRISAISVAERVAQERAERLGNSVGYQIRLESVRTSATRLLYCTTGVLLRRLEGEADLKGTTHVIVDEVHERTEESDFLLLVLKDLIIQRPDMKIILMSATLNANLFSEYFYNCPTIHIPGRTFPVDQFFLEDAITKTNYVIEDGSPYMRSGKQNSSSTSGRGSKGGSRDLVDDLGDDMWNFMSFCKKDFVKDSVPDQQLSFQELTVRYKDTKKSVLKTIAAMDLDKINMDLVESVLEWIVDGKHNYPTGAVLVFLPGLAEIKMLYEQLQSNRMFNNRGATRCVVYPLHSTLSNEEQQAVFSRPPEGVTKIIISTNIAETSVTIDDVVYVIDSGKMKEKRYDASKSMESLEDSWVSRANALQRKGRAGRVASGVCFHLFTSHCFQHQLPEQQLPEIQRVPLEQLCLRIKILDVFAEQMLESVFSRLIEPPAMGSLDAAKQRLQDLGALTADERLTPLGYHLACLPVDVRIGKLMLFGAIFRCLDPALTIAASLAFKSPFVSPWDKREEANEKKLAFAVASSDHLALLQAYKGWCCAAKNGHQAGFLYCRENFLSWRGLQEIASLKRQFAELLSDIGFIKEGLRARIIERMCSKGTDGVLEATGPEANLNSDNIRLMSAMLCAALYPNVVQVRAPQGNYKMTSKGAMKMQPKANELRFMTKNDGCVHVHPSSVNYTVRHYNSPYLVYHEKVKTSRVFIRDCSMVSVYPLVLFGGGQVNVELHKGEFVISLDDGWIRFAAASHQVAELVKELRWELDQLLEDKIRNPSMDLCSCPRGSRIIHMIVHLISTQ; the protein is encoded by the exons ATGCCCTTGCAGAGGATTTTCATGACTAATGAGAACCAAGAACAACTCAAGGAGTTGCTGCGGGAACTACAGAACCAGGACTTTGATGAACCCTATGA TGAATCTGGCTCAGATTATtcgaggggagaggaggaggaatttGATGAGTTGGACCATCGTGACGAAGGCCAGTTTTGGGCCACTAAAGACGATCCTgtggagagagcagagagccCAGAATATGACCCAGAGTCTGACGATGAACGTCCTGCCCCTGAACCTGTTATCTCCTTATTTGCCATAGGCAAACTCTGCAG GTATGGCTTTGACAGGGTGCGCAGCAAGCAGGCACTGGAGGTTAGTGGAGGAGACTTTGGGGCAACACTGGAACAGCTCCTCCTCCAGGTTTTCACTGAGCACTACGGCCAGAAAGCAGTTTCCCCTGATGGTCTTGAGGGGGTGCCTATGGATGAGTGCTTGAGCCAGAGGCAGGAGGAAGCTCTGGCGCTAGCTGCCATTTACGGTGAACGGTTCAATGAGCGCATCGCTAACACAGTCTGGACAGTAACCCTGGACCTCTTATTCCTCACGGGTGTGAACAAGAACGGCAGTGAAGTCGGAGATCGATATGGCGAAAAATCTGTTAACATCCGTGATGTCTGTCGATTCTACCTGAAAGGGCAAGGCTGCCGGTTTGGGAACAAATGCAAGTTCAAACACCAAATGCCCACCAAAGGGAGGTCTGGGGCTGGTTCCCCAGACCTGATGGGCCCCAGCCAGCCTGGGATCAGCAGCTATTCTCCTCCTGAGTATGAACTAGAGATTCGATTCCCCAAAGGAAACCGTTACCCATTTCAGGCACCGATAGTAGCCTTCAGCACCAATGATGAGTCCATGGGAGCTGCAGGGAGGCTCAGCGTGACCGAGAGATTGTTTGGAGAGGCATTGGCCGCAGCAAAGAGCAGCGAACCTGTTGTTTACACTCTCATCACCTTGTGTGAGGATGAATCTACCATGAGGGAACTGTTGGCTGTTAGTCATCACAAATACAGCACGCCGCCACCTGTTGTGGCAGCTCCTCCACCCTCTCTTGCCATAGCAAAGAGTAAGAGTGTGAAGAGCAATGCTTCTGAGGAAAGCAGGAGTAGCAGTACCAGCAGTAGTAATTACACCAACAGCAGGAGGTCTGCTCCATCTTACAGCCAGAGACACTTAGATT ataaagagacagaagaggcagaggagctggatgagagggatgaggaggaggatgacaaTGCCGTTCCAGTGGAGAGCGAGAGTTACGTCAATCTGAGGAAGAGGATGGTGAACAAGCACAACCTGAAAATAGACAACCTACTGCAAGAAAACGGCAAGCTGTGTCGAGAGTTTCGGAGGAAACAG TCGTCCAGGCGCTTCAGGTCCATgctggagcagaggaggaagctGCCAGCTTGGCAAGAACAAGACAACATTCTAGACATGTTGGACCAGTGCCAGGTGCTGGTAGTCAGCGGGATGACTGG GTGTGGTAAGACAACCCAAATCCCACAGTTCATTCTGGATGCCTCTTTAAATGGTCCAGCGGAGCAGGTAGCCAACATCATCTGCACCCAGCCACGCCGCATCTCTGCCATCTCTGTGGCTGAGAGGGTGGCACAGGAGCGTGCAGAGCGTCTGGGTAACTCAGTGGGTTACCAGATCCGCCTGGAGAGTGTCAGG ACGTCCGCCACCAGACTGCTGTACTGCACCACCGGTGTGTTACTGAGGAGACTGGAGGGCGAGGCAGACCTCAAAGGCACCACACACGTCATCGTGGATGAGGTGCACGAGCGCACAGAGGAGAG tgacTTCCTGCTGTTGGTTCTCAAAGACCTGATTATACAGAGGCCAGACATGAAGATTATTCTAATGAGTGCCACACTCAATGCCAACCTCTTCTCTGAATATTTCTACAACTGTCCCACTATCCACATACCAG GGCGTACATTTCCCGTTGACCAGTTTTTCCTAGAAGATGCCATCACCAAAACCAA CTATGTGATTGAGGATGGCAGCCCTTACATGCGCTCAGGGAAGCAGAACTCATCCTCCACAAGTGGGCGAGGAAGCAAAGGAGGGTCAAGGGACTTGGTGGACGACTTGGGAGACGACATGTGGAACTTCATGTCTTTCTGTAAAAAGGACTTTGTCAAAGACTCTGTTCCCgaccagcagctcagcttccAGGAGCTCACAGTTAGATACAAAG ATACTAAGAAGTCTGTGCTGAAGACCATTGCTGCGATGGATTTGGACAAGATCAACATGGATCTGGTGGAGAGTGTGCTGGAGTGGATCGTAGATGGGAAGCACAACTACCCCACAG GTGCAGTGCTGGTGTTTTTGCCAGGCCTCGCTGAAATCAAGATGCTCTATGAGCAGCTGCAATCCAACAGAATGTTCAACAACAGGGGTGCAACCAG GTGTGTTGTGTATCCACTCCACTCAACCTTGTCCAACGAGGAGCAGCAGGCAGTTTTCAGCCGGCCTCCAGAGGGTGTCACCAAGATCATCATCTCCACCAACATCGCTGAGACCTCGGTAACCATTGACGACGTGGTATATGTCATCGACTCTGGcaagatgaaagagaaaag GTACGATGCATCTAAAAGCATGGAGAGCCTGGAGGACTCGTGGGTCTCTCGGGCCAACGCGCTGCAGAGGAAGGGCCGAGCGGGTCGCGTGGCCTCGGGGGTCTGCTTCCACCTCTTCACCAGCCACTGCTTCCAACACCAGCTGCCCGAGCAACAGCTGCCTGAGATCCAGAGAGTGCCTCTCGAGCAGCTCTGCCTCCG aaTAAAGATCCTGGACGTGTTTGCAGAGCAGATGCTCGAGTCCGTCTTCTCTCGCCTCATCGAGCCCCCAGCTATGGGAAGCTTAGACGCAGCCAAGCAGCGCCTGCAGGACCTGGGAGCTCTGACTGCAGATGAGAGGTTGACCCCGCTGGGCTACCACCTGGCCTGCTTGCCCGTGGACGTACGCATTGGAAAACTCATGCTGTTCGGCGCCATCTTCCGCTGCCTCGACCCAGCGCTCACCATTGCGGCCAGTCTGGCCTTCAAATCACCATTT GTATCTCCATGGGATAAGCGTGAGGAAGCCAATGAGAAGAAACTGGCCTTTGCCGTGGCCAGTAGTGACCATCTAGCTTTGTTACAGGCATACAAG GGATGGTGCTGTGCTGCGAAGAATGGCCACCAGGCCGGCTTCCTTTACTGCAGGGAGAACTTTCTGTCTTGGAGAGGCttgcag GAGATCGCCAGTCTGAAGAGGCAGTTTGCTGAGCTGTTGTCTGACATTGGCTTCATCAAAGAAGGACTGAGGGCCAGGATTATAGAACGTATGTGCTCTAAAGGCACTGATGGTGTTCTGGAGGCAACTGGTCctgag GCGAATCTGAATTCAGACAACATCCGGCTGATGTCTGCCATGCTGTGTGCTGCCCTCTACCCCAATGTGGTCCAA GTGCGAGCTCCTCAGGGGAATTACAAGATGACCAGCAAAGGAGCGATGAAGATGCAACCCAAAGCCAACGAGCTCCGCTTCATGACCAAGAACGACGGCTGCGTGCATGTGCACCCTTCTTCCGTCAACTACACG GTTCGCCACTACAACAGCCCCTACCTGGTTTACCACGAGAAGGTGAAGACGAGCCGTGTCTTCATCAGAGACTGCAGCATGGTGTCTGTTTACCCGCTGGTGCTGTTTGGAGGCGGTCAGGTCAATGTGGAGCTGCACAAGGGAGAGTTTGTCATCTCTCTTGATGATGGATGGATCCGCTTTGCTGCTGCTTCTCATCAG GTGGCTGAGCTGGTGAAGGAGCTGCGCTGGGAACTGGACCAGCTGCTGGAGGATAAAATCAGGAACCCGAGCATGGACCTGTGCAGCTGCCCCCGCGGCTCCCGCATCATCCACATGATAGTCCACCTCATCTCTACGCAGTAG
- the LOC121890530 gene encoding small lysine-rich protein 1 has protein sequence MPTKSRKSRSHSSRPAKKSGSPKTPKKRSSSAKSSKKEVDILSPAAMENVYYISHNAVDCLEFRGFGWPNSKNKKKKKKGRKRKKKK, from the exons ATG CCCACCAAATCCAGGAAATCAAGATCCCACAGTTCTAGGCCCGCCAAGAAGAGTGGGAGTCCAAAAACACCCAAAAAGAGGTCTTCCAGTGCCAAATCCAGTAAGAAAGAGGTTGACATCCTCAGCCCAGCAGCCATGGAGAATGTCTACTACATTTCACACAATGCAGTGGACTGTTTGGAGTTCAGAGGCTTTGGGTGGCCAAATTcaaagaataagaagaagaaaaagaagggaagaaagcggaagaagaaaaagtag
- the stmp1 gene encoding short transmembrane mitochondrial protein 1, producing the protein MLQFLAGFTLGNVVGMYLAQNYDVPNIAKKIEAFKKDVEAKKKPPE; encoded by the exons ATGCTACAGTTTCTG GCTGGCTTCACTTTGGGGAATGTGGTGGGAATGTACCTCGCACAGAACTACGAT gTTCCCAACATAGCCAAGAAAATCGAAGCTTTCAAGAAAGACGTGGAGGCCAAGAAGAAGCCCCCAGAGTGA